From one Mycobacterium colombiense CECT 3035 genomic stretch:
- a CDS encoding oxygenase MpaB family protein — translation MKRPATRVADLLNPAAALLPAANVIMQLSLPGVGYGVLESPVDSGNVYKHPFKRARTTGTYLAAATIGTAYDRTLICAAVDVAHRQVRSTSSSPVSYNAFDPKLQLWVAACLYRYFVDQHEFLHGPLDDATADAVYQDASRLGTTLQVPERMWPPDRAAFDEYWKRSLDELRIDPPVREHLRGVAALAFLPWPVRVLAGPFNLFATTGFLAPEFRELMGLDWSPGRQRRFGWLLAALRLADRLIPHRAWIFGYRLYLWDMRSRARQGRRIV, via the coding sequence GTGAAGCGGCCCGCGACCCGGGTCGCCGACCTGCTGAACCCGGCGGCGGCGTTGTTGCCCGCCGCGAACGTCATCATGCAGTTGTCGTTGCCCGGTGTCGGCTACGGCGTGCTGGAAAGCCCGGTGGACAGCGGCAACGTCTACAAGCATCCGTTCAAGCGCGCCCGCACCACCGGCACCTACCTGGCGGCCGCCACCATCGGGACCGCGTACGACCGGACGCTGATCTGCGCGGCCGTCGACGTCGCCCACCGGCAGGTCCGGTCGACGTCGTCGAGCCCGGTGTCCTACAACGCCTTTGACCCCAAGTTGCAGCTGTGGGTGGCGGCCTGCCTGTACCGGTATTTCGTCGACCAGCACGAGTTCCTGCACGGCCCGCTGGACGACGCGACGGCCGACGCGGTCTACCAAGATGCCAGCCGGCTGGGCACGACACTGCAAGTGCCCGAGCGGATGTGGCCGCCGGACCGGGCCGCGTTCGACGAGTACTGGAAACGCTCGCTCGACGAGCTGCGCATCGATCCTCCGGTGCGCGAGCACCTGCGCGGCGTGGCGGCGTTGGCGTTCCTGCCGTGGCCGGTGCGGGTGCTGGCGGGGCCGTTCAACCTGTTCGCGACCACGGGGTTTCTGGCTCCCGAGTTCCGGGAGTTGATGGGGCTGGACTGGTCGCCGGGCCGGCAGCGCCGCTTCGGTTGGCTGCTGGCGGCTCTGCGGCTGGCCGACCGGCTGATCCCGCACCGGGCCTGGATCTTCGGTTACCGGCTCTACCTGTGGGACATGCGATCCCGCGCGCGCCAGGGCCGGCGGATCGTCTAG
- a CDS encoding SDR family NAD(P)-dependent oxidoreductase, producing MAQDRLAGKVAIITGAGSGIGWAAALRFADEGARVVCADVSGQEREIAARLGDVALPVHVDVTDAADVQRMVATTVDRFGRVDVLLNNAGFGGPHAALADTDEEMFDKILAINLKGVFLGMKYAIPAMLEAGGGAVVNTASASGLVGWKGLSCYAAAKAAVVQMTKSAALDYAKTNVRINAICPGMTYTGLAGAKPDDEVPPGGYLPTPMARWGEPAELAAAALFLASDEASFVTGAALAVDGGYSASGPLVGKPRKAD from the coding sequence ATGGCCCAGGATCGTCTCGCGGGCAAGGTCGCCATCATCACCGGCGCGGGCTCCGGCATCGGGTGGGCCGCGGCCCTGCGGTTCGCCGACGAGGGCGCCCGCGTCGTCTGCGCCGACGTCAGCGGGCAGGAGCGCGAGATCGCCGCCAGGCTCGGCGATGTCGCGCTGCCGGTGCACGTCGACGTCACCGACGCCGCCGACGTGCAACGCATGGTCGCCACCACCGTCGACCGCTTCGGCCGGGTGGACGTGCTGCTGAACAACGCCGGATTCGGTGGGCCACACGCGGCCCTGGCCGACACCGACGAAGAAATGTTCGACAAGATCCTGGCCATCAATCTCAAAGGCGTGTTCCTCGGCATGAAATACGCGATCCCCGCGATGCTCGAGGCGGGCGGCGGCGCCGTCGTCAACACAGCCTCGGCGTCCGGGCTGGTCGGCTGGAAAGGCTTGTCCTGCTACGCCGCAGCCAAGGCCGCGGTGGTGCAGATGACCAAATCCGCCGCGCTCGATTACGCCAAGACGAACGTGCGCATCAACGCGATCTGCCCCGGGATGACCTACACCGGCCTGGCCGGCGCCAAACCCGACGACGAGGTGCCGCCGGGCGGTTACCTGCCGACACCAATGGCGCGGTGGGGCGAACCCGCCGAATTGGCCGCCGCCGCACTCTTTCTCGCCAGCGACGAGGCATCGTTCGTCACCGGTGCCGCGCTGGCCGTGGACGGTGGCTACTCGGCCAGCGGCCCGCTGGTCGGCAAACCGCGCAAAGCGGACTAG
- a CDS encoding epoxide hydrolase family protein, whose protein sequence is MKPFRIDVPDDVLDDLRSRLARTRWPEAECVDDWSQGVPLAYTRELADYWANAYDWRSREAALNRFDQFITEIDGLDLHFIHQRSPHADAFPLVITHGWPGSIVEFHKVIEPLTNPASGRAEDAFHVVCPSLPGYGFSGKPTHTGWGVEKIAEAWETLMARLGYDRYGAQGGDWGAAVTTQIGRNVGHCVGIHLNMPVGRPTKDSLTNPTEEEQRALAGLANHRKWGTGYSKQQSTRPQTLGYGLADSPVGQLAWIVEKFWDWADCDGHPENAVSRDELLDNVMVYWVTNTAASSARLYWESFAVWGGGDRVELPTGVAAFPGELLKAPRSWCEPVYNITHWTDMPRGGHFAAFEQPELFVEDVRGFFATVR, encoded by the coding sequence GTGAAACCGTTCCGCATCGACGTTCCCGACGACGTTCTCGACGATCTGCGATCGCGGCTGGCGCGCACGCGCTGGCCCGAGGCCGAATGCGTGGACGACTGGAGCCAGGGCGTGCCGCTGGCCTACACCCGCGAGCTGGCCGACTATTGGGCCAACGCCTACGACTGGCGATCGCGGGAGGCCGCGCTCAACCGCTTCGATCAGTTCATCACCGAAATCGACGGGCTGGACCTCCATTTCATTCACCAGCGATCCCCGCACGCCGATGCCTTCCCGTTGGTGATCACGCACGGCTGGCCGGGCTCGATCGTGGAATTCCACAAGGTGATCGAGCCATTGACCAACCCCGCGTCGGGTCGCGCCGAGGACGCCTTCCACGTCGTGTGCCCGTCGCTGCCCGGGTACGGGTTCTCGGGCAAGCCCACCCACACCGGCTGGGGCGTGGAAAAGATCGCCGAGGCATGGGAAACGCTCATGGCGCGCCTGGGCTATGACCGATACGGCGCCCAGGGTGGCGACTGGGGCGCCGCGGTCACGACACAGATCGGCCGCAACGTCGGCCACTGCGTGGGCATCCACCTGAACATGCCGGTCGGCCGGCCCACCAAGGACTCGCTGACCAACCCGACCGAGGAGGAGCAACGCGCCCTGGCCGGATTGGCCAACCACCGCAAGTGGGGCACCGGCTATTCCAAGCAACAGTCCACCCGGCCGCAGACGCTGGGCTACGGCCTGGCCGATTCGCCCGTAGGGCAGCTGGCCTGGATCGTCGAAAAGTTCTGGGACTGGGCCGATTGCGACGGTCATCCCGAGAACGCGGTCAGTCGCGACGAGCTGCTCGACAACGTGATGGTCTACTGGGTGACCAACACCGCCGCGTCCTCGGCCCGCCTGTACTGGGAGAGCTTCGCGGTGTGGGGCGGCGGGGACCGCGTCGAATTGCCCACGGGCGTCGCGGCTTTCCCGGGCGAGCTGCTCAAGGCTCCGCGCAGCTGGTGCGAACCGGTCTACAACATCACCCACTGGACGGACATGCCGCGCGGCGGGCATTTCGCGGCGTTCGAACAACCGGAGCTGTTCGTCGAGGACGTGCGCGGGTTCTTCGCGACCGTGCGCTGA
- a CDS encoding DUF732 domain-containing protein: protein MFTGITRSTGITSHGHLGTLATAILVLTGAAILRGGAAAADPNQDDQFLALLDQEGIPALEGVPYLIDTAHKVCRAVDAGFSADAVVDAMVQFAYSQDPAERNYAPGRLARTEARFVTASVEAYCPYDRGKIASLAVNPASAWNVPTAPGTAHAHTAVAVTTPAQWRGVVAAGRFRNPAGDITQPQPPEIPMPPPPPVAHLQTPPRPIAAPPRPRQAPPRPQQPAPAPLQPAPAPQQPAPAPLEPPPAPQQPAPPPPPPPPPPAPPPMSPGFVRLAP, encoded by the coding sequence ATGTTCACCGGCATCACCAGGTCCACCGGCATCACCAGCCACGGCCACCTCGGCACTCTGGCTACCGCCATCCTGGTGTTAACTGGCGCTGCAATCCTGCGCGGCGGCGCAGCTGCGGCCGACCCTAACCAAGACGACCAGTTCCTCGCCCTGCTCGATCAGGAAGGCATCCCCGCCCTCGAGGGCGTCCCGTATCTGATCGATACCGCCCACAAAGTCTGTCGCGCAGTCGATGCCGGCTTTTCGGCGGACGCCGTCGTGGACGCGATGGTGCAATTTGCGTACAGCCAGGACCCGGCCGAGCGCAACTACGCCCCGGGGCGCCTCGCGCGCACCGAGGCCCGATTCGTCACTGCGTCGGTCGAGGCCTACTGCCCATACGACCGGGGCAAGATCGCTTCCCTGGCGGTCAATCCCGCGTCGGCCTGGAACGTCCCCACAGCTCCAGGGACCGCGCATGCGCATACCGCGGTCGCCGTCACCACGCCGGCGCAATGGCGGGGAGTCGTTGCGGCAGGCCGATTCCGGAATCCCGCCGGCGACATCACTCAGCCACAACCGCCGGAGATCCCAATGCCGCCACCGCCGCCGGTGGCGCATCTCCAGACGCCGCCCCGGCCGATCGCGGCACCGCCGCGACCGCGGCAGGCACCGCCCCGGCCGCAGCAGCCGGCGCCCGCACCACTGCAGCCGGCGCCCGCACCGCAGCAGCCGGCGCCCGCACCACTCGAGCCCCCACCCGCACCGCAGCAGCCCGCGCCGCCACCGCCACCCCCGCCGCCGCCGCCGGCGCCGCCACCGATGTCGCCGGGGTTTGTCAGGCTCGCGCCCTGA
- a CDS encoding peroxiredoxin, translating to MLPVGTAAPDFTLRDQNQQRVTLSSYRDAKNVLLVFFPLAFTGICQGELDLLRDHLPEFENDQSAALAISVGPPPTHRVWSLDSGFTFPVLSDFWPHGAVSQSYGVFNEDAGYSNRGTFVVDRSGIIRFAEMKQPGESRDQRLWADALAALRA from the coding sequence ATGCTGCCCGTCGGCACAGCCGCCCCGGATTTCACTTTGCGCGACCAGAACCAGCAGCGCGTCACGCTGAGTTCGTATCGGGACGCCAAGAACGTTCTGCTGGTGTTCTTCCCGCTGGCCTTCACCGGGATCTGCCAGGGCGAGCTGGATCTGTTGCGTGACCACCTGCCCGAGTTCGAAAACGATCAGAGCGCGGCGCTGGCGATCTCGGTGGGCCCGCCGCCCACCCACCGGGTCTGGTCGCTGGACAGCGGCTTCACCTTCCCGGTGCTGTCGGACTTCTGGCCGCACGGCGCGGTCAGCCAGAGCTACGGCGTGTTCAACGAGGACGCCGGCTACTCCAACCGCGGCACGTTCGTCGTCGATCGGTCCGGGATCATTCGCTTCGCCGAGATGAAGCAGCCCGGCGAGTCCCGCGACCAGCGGCTCTGGGCCGACGCCCTGGCGGCCTTGCGGGCCTGA
- a CDS encoding DUF3052 domain-containing protein yields the protein MVAADHAPSYARKLGIQRDQVVQEWGWDEDTDDEIRAAVEEACGSDLLDEDTDEVVDVVLLWWRDGDGDLVDTLMDAIGPLAEDGVIWVLTPKTGKPGHVLPAEIAEAAPTAGLMPTSSVNLGDWSASRLVQPKSRAGKR from the coding sequence GTGGTCGCGGCGGATCACGCCCCGAGCTACGCCCGCAAATTGGGCATCCAGCGGGACCAGGTTGTCCAGGAGTGGGGCTGGGACGAAGACACCGATGACGAGATCCGCGCCGCGGTCGAGGAAGCCTGCGGCAGTGACTTGCTCGACGAGGACACCGACGAGGTGGTCGACGTCGTCCTGCTGTGGTGGCGCGACGGTGACGGCGACCTGGTGGACACCCTGATGGACGCGATCGGCCCGCTGGCCGAAGACGGCGTGATCTGGGTGCTGACGCCCAAGACCGGCAAGCCGGGTCACGTCTTGCCGGCCGAAATCGCGGAGGCCGCCCCCACCGCCGGTCTGATGCCGACCTCCTCGGTCAACCTGGGGGACTGGAGCGCCAGCCGGTTGGTGCAGCCCAAATCCCGTGCCGGGAAGCGTTGA
- the aceE gene encoding pyruvate dehydrogenase (acetyl-transferring), homodimeric type, with product MTTEFVRHDLATNPTGATEPDRVRVIREGVASYLPDIDPEETSEWLESFDELLERSGPSRARYLMLRLLERAGEQRVALPSLTSTDYVNTIPTELEPWFPGDEDVERRYRAWIRWNAAIMVHRAQRPGVGVGGHISTYASSAALYEVGFNHFFRGKAHPGGGDQVFIQGHASPGIYARAFLEGRLTADRLDGFRQEHSHAAGGLPSYPHPRLMPDFWEFPTVSMGLGPLNAIYQARFNHYLHDRGIKDTSDQHVWCFLGDGEMDEPESRGLAHVGALEGLDNLTFVINCNLQRLDGPVRGNGKIIQELESFFRGAGWNVIKVVWGREWDALLHADRDGALVNLMNTTPDGDYQTYKANDGAYVRDHFFGRDPRTKALVANMTDAEIWNLKRGGHDYRKVYAAYRAALDHKGQPTVILAKTIKGYSLGAHFQGRNATHQMKKLALEDLKRFRDSMRIPISDAQLDENPYLPPYYHPGSDAPEIRYMLDRRRTLGGFLPERRTKAKALRLPGRDTYAALKKGSGTQEVATTMATVRTFKEVLRDKEVGPRIVPIIPDEARTFGMDSWFPSLKIYNRNGQLYTAVDAELMLAYKESEAGHILHEGINEAGSVGSFIAAGTSYATHNEPMIPIYIFYSMFGFQRTGDGLWAAADQMTRGFLLGATAGRTTLTGEGLQHADGHSLLLASTNPAVVAYDPAFAYEIAYIVESGLARMFGENPEDIYFYITIYNEPYVQPPEPENFDPEGVLRGLYRYHVATEQRASKAQILASGVAMPAALDAARMLAAEWDVAADVWSVTSWGELNRDGVAVDRTRLRHPDRPAGVPYVTQALSDAVGPVVAVSDWMRAVPEQIRPWVPGTYVTLGTDGFGFSDTRPAARRYFNTDAESQVVAVLEALARDGEIDPSVPVAAARQYKIDDVLAAPEQTSDPGVA from the coding sequence TTGACAACTGAGTTCGTGCGCCACGATCTGGCCACAAACCCCACCGGCGCAACCGAACCCGACCGGGTTCGGGTGATTCGCGAGGGGGTGGCCTCCTACCTGCCCGACATCGATCCGGAAGAGACGTCGGAGTGGCTGGAGTCCTTTGACGAATTGCTGGAGCGCTCCGGCCCGTCGCGGGCGCGCTATCTGATGCTGCGATTGCTGGAACGGGCCGGCGAGCAGCGAGTCGCCCTGCCGTCGCTGACGTCAACCGACTACGTCAACACCATTCCGACCGAACTCGAGCCGTGGTTCCCCGGCGACGAGGACGTCGAACGGCGCTACCGGGCGTGGATCCGGTGGAACGCCGCCATCATGGTGCACCGCGCACAGCGCCCGGGAGTCGGTGTGGGCGGCCACATTTCGACCTACGCCTCGTCGGCGGCGCTGTACGAGGTCGGCTTCAACCACTTCTTCCGCGGCAAGGCGCACCCCGGCGGCGGCGACCAGGTGTTCATCCAGGGCCACGCGTCGCCGGGTATCTATGCGCGTGCCTTCCTGGAGGGCCGCCTGACCGCCGACCGGCTGGACGGCTTCCGGCAGGAGCACAGCCACGCCGCCGGCGGACTGCCGTCCTACCCGCACCCGCGGCTGATGCCCGATTTCTGGGAATTCCCGACGGTCTCGATGGGCCTGGGCCCGCTCAACGCCATCTACCAAGCGCGGTTCAACCACTACCTGCACGACCGCGGCATCAAGGACACCTCCGACCAGCACGTGTGGTGCTTCCTGGGCGACGGCGAGATGGACGAGCCGGAGAGCCGCGGGCTGGCGCACGTCGGCGCGCTGGAGGGTCTGGACAACCTGACGTTCGTGATCAACTGCAACCTGCAGCGCCTCGACGGCCCGGTGCGCGGCAACGGCAAGATCATCCAGGAGCTGGAGTCGTTCTTCCGCGGCGCCGGCTGGAACGTCATCAAGGTGGTCTGGGGCCGCGAGTGGGACGCCCTGCTGCACGCCGACCGCGACGGCGCGTTGGTGAACCTGATGAACACCACGCCGGACGGCGACTACCAGACGTACAAGGCCAACGACGGCGCCTACGTGCGCGACCACTTCTTCGGCCGCGACCCGCGCACCAAGGCGCTCGTGGCGAACATGACCGACGCCGAGATCTGGAACCTCAAGCGCGGCGGCCACGACTACCGCAAGGTGTACGCCGCCTACCGGGCCGCCCTCGACCACAAGGGCCAGCCGACGGTGATCCTGGCCAAGACCATCAAGGGCTACTCGCTGGGCGCACACTTCCAGGGCCGCAACGCCACCCACCAGATGAAAAAGCTTGCGCTGGAAGACCTTAAGCGCTTCCGGGACTCCATGCGGATCCCGATCAGCGACGCCCAGCTGGACGAGAATCCGTACCTGCCGCCCTACTACCACCCCGGGTCGGACGCCCCGGAGATCCGCTACATGCTCGACCGCCGGCGCACCCTCGGCGGCTTCCTGCCCGAGCGGCGGACCAAGGCGAAGGCCCTGCGACTGCCGGGCCGCGACACCTATGCGGCGCTGAAGAAGGGTTCGGGAACCCAGGAGGTCGCCACCACCATGGCGACCGTGCGCACCTTCAAGGAAGTGTTGCGGGACAAGGAGGTTGGCCCGCGCATCGTGCCGATCATTCCCGACGAGGCGCGCACCTTCGGCATGGACTCGTGGTTCCCGTCGCTGAAGATCTACAACCGCAACGGTCAGCTGTACACCGCCGTGGACGCCGAGTTGATGCTGGCCTACAAGGAAAGCGAAGCCGGCCACATCCTGCACGAGGGCATCAACGAGGCCGGGTCGGTCGGTTCGTTCATCGCGGCGGGCACGTCGTATGCGACGCACAACGAGCCGATGATCCCGATCTACATCTTCTATTCGATGTTCGGCTTCCAACGCACCGGTGACGGCCTGTGGGCCGCCGCGGACCAGATGACCCGGGGCTTCTTACTGGGCGCCACCGCGGGGCGCACCACGCTGACCGGCGAGGGCCTGCAGCACGCCGACGGTCACTCGCTGCTGCTGGCCAGCACCAACCCGGCGGTGGTCGCCTACGACCCGGCGTTCGCCTACGAGATCGCCTACATCGTGGAGAGTGGGCTGGCGCGGATGTTCGGCGAGAACCCCGAGGACATCTACTTCTACATCACCATCTACAACGAGCCGTACGTGCAGCCGCCCGAGCCGGAGAACTTCGACCCCGAGGGCGTGCTGCGCGGCCTGTACCGCTACCACGTCGCCACCGAACAGCGGGCCAGCAAGGCGCAGATCCTGGCGTCGGGGGTGGCCATGCCGGCGGCGCTGGACGCCGCGCGGATGCTGGCCGCGGAATGGGACGTCGCCGCCGACGTGTGGTCGGTGACCAGCTGGGGCGAGTTGAACCGCGACGGCGTGGCCGTCGACCGGACGCGGCTGCGCCATCCGGACCGGCCGGCCGGCGTCCCATACGTCACCCAGGCCCTGTCGGACGCCGTCGGGCCCGTGGTCGCCGTCTCCGACTGGATGCGTGCGGTGCCTGAGCAGATCCGGCCCTGGGTGCCGGGCACCTACGTCACCCTGGGCACCGACGGGTTCGGCTTCTCCGACACCCGGCCCGCGGCGCGGCGATACTTCAACACCGACGCCGAGTCGCAGGTGGTCGCGGTGCTCGAGGCGCTGGCCCGCGATGGTGAGATCGACCCGTCGGTCCCGGTCGCGGCCGCCCGCCAGTACAAGATCGACGACGTGCTGGCCGCCCCGGAGCAGACGTCCGACCCGGGCGTGGCCTGA
- a CDS encoding PucR family transcriptional regulator has product MNDNPFAGPFAKQPRSPLEMLDTVPESVLRRLKQYSGRLATEAVSVMGDRLPFFAELEASQRASMALVVQTAINNFAEWMQDPHSDVSHTAQAFELVPQDLARRIALRHSVDMARVTMDFFEEVVPLLARSEDQLTALTVGILKYSRDLAFTAATAYANAAEARGTWDSRMEASVVDAVVRGDTGPELLSRAAALNWDTTAPATVVVGTPAPGRDGSTGPDDSERASQHVRDIAAQHGRAALTDVHGTWLVAIVSGQLSPTDKFLGDLLVAFADGPVVVGPTAPMLTAAYHSASEAISGMNAVGGWRGAPRPVPARELLPERALMGDASAIVALHTDVMGPLADAGPTLIETLDAYLDCGGAIEACARKLFVHPNTVRYRLRRITDFTGRDPMQPRDAYVLRVAATVGQLNYPTTPPSATSNAMPAVPLPVKGVVAGQSG; this is encoded by the coding sequence GTGAATGACAACCCCTTCGCCGGTCCGTTCGCCAAACAGCCCCGCTCCCCGCTGGAGATGCTGGACACCGTGCCGGAGTCGGTCCTGCGGCGGCTGAAGCAGTATTCCGGCCGGCTGGCCACCGAAGCCGTCTCGGTGATGGGCGATCGGCTGCCGTTCTTCGCCGAACTGGAAGCGTCGCAGCGGGCCAGCATGGCGTTGGTCGTGCAGACGGCCATCAACAACTTCGCCGAGTGGATGCAGGACCCGCACAGCGACGTCAGCCACACCGCGCAGGCCTTCGAGCTGGTGCCCCAGGACCTCGCCCGCCGCATCGCGCTGCGGCACAGCGTGGACATGGCGCGGGTGACGATGGACTTCTTCGAGGAGGTCGTCCCGCTGCTGGCCCGCTCCGAGGATCAGCTGACCGCGCTGACGGTGGGCATCCTCAAGTACAGCCGTGACCTGGCATTCACCGCCGCGACCGCCTATGCGAACGCCGCCGAGGCCCGCGGCACCTGGGACAGCCGGATGGAGGCCAGCGTCGTCGACGCGGTGGTCCGCGGCGACACCGGCCCCGAGCTGCTGTCCCGCGCCGCGGCGCTGAACTGGGACACCACCGCCCCGGCGACGGTCGTGGTCGGCACCCCGGCCCCCGGGCGCGACGGGTCGACCGGCCCCGACGACAGCGAGCGCGCGAGCCAGCACGTCCGCGATATCGCCGCACAGCACGGCCGCGCCGCCCTCACCGACGTGCACGGGACCTGGCTGGTGGCGATCGTGTCCGGCCAACTGTCGCCTACCGACAAATTCCTGGGCGATCTGCTGGTCGCGTTCGCCGACGGCCCCGTGGTCGTCGGACCCACCGCGCCCATGCTGACGGCGGCCTACCACAGCGCCAGCGAGGCGATATCCGGCATGAACGCCGTCGGCGGCTGGCGCGGGGCGCCACGTCCGGTGCCGGCCCGCGAGCTGCTGCCCGAACGGGCGCTGATGGGCGACGCGTCGGCGATCGTGGCGCTGCACACCGACGTGATGGGCCCGCTGGCGGACGCCGGTCCCACGCTGATCGAGACTCTTGACGCTTACTTAGATTGTGGCGGCGCCATTGAGGCTTGTGCCAGAAAGTTGTTCGTTCATCCAAACACCGTGCGCTACCGACTCAGGCGGATCACCGACTTCACCGGCCGCGATCCGATGCAGCCCCGCGACGCATATGTCCTGCGAGTGGCGGCGACGGTCGGCCAGCTCAACTATCCAACCACTCCGCCCAGCGCCACCAGCAACGCCATGCCGGCGGTCCCGCTGCCGGTCAAAGGGGTTGTTGCGGGGCAATCCGGATAA
- a CDS encoding ACP S-malonyltransferase — protein sequence MIALLAPGQGSQTEGMLSPWLELPGAADQLALWSKASGLDLVRLGTTASTEEITDTAVTQPLVVAATLLAHQELTKRGLLSDADLVVAGHSVGEIAAYAIAGVIAADDAVALAATRGAEMAKACAIEPTGMSAVLGGDEGEVLARLEQLDLFPANRNAAGQIVAAGALTALEKLAEDPPEKARVRALGVAGAFHTKYMASALDGYAAAAAAVQTSEPTATLLSNRDGKPVASAAAAMEALVAQLTQPVRWDLCTATLRDLEIAAAVEFPPAGTLTGIAKRELRGVTARAVKSPADLDALAEL from the coding sequence GTGATTGCATTGCTTGCGCCCGGACAGGGTTCGCAGACCGAGGGGATGCTCTCGCCATGGCTGGAGCTCCCCGGCGCCGCTGACCAGTTGGCGCTCTGGTCCAAGGCCAGTGGCCTCGACCTCGTGCGCCTGGGCACCACCGCATCGACCGAAGAGATCACCGACACCGCGGTGACCCAGCCGCTGGTCGTGGCCGCCACGCTGCTGGCCCACCAGGAGTTGACCAAGCGCGGCCTGCTGTCGGACGCGGACCTGGTCGTGGCCGGCCACTCCGTCGGGGAGATCGCCGCCTACGCGATCGCCGGCGTGATCGCCGCCGACGACGCCGTCGCGCTGGCCGCCACCCGCGGCGCCGAGATGGCCAAGGCCTGCGCCATCGAGCCGACCGGCATGTCGGCGGTGCTCGGCGGCGACGAGGGCGAGGTTCTGGCGCGCCTCGAGCAGCTCGACCTGTTCCCGGCCAACCGCAACGCCGCCGGGCAGATCGTCGCGGCCGGTGCGCTGACCGCGCTGGAGAAGCTGGCCGAAGACCCGCCGGAGAAGGCGCGGGTGCGCGCCCTTGGTGTGGCCGGAGCGTTCCACACCAAGTACATGGCCTCGGCGCTCGACGGCTACGCCGCCGCGGCGGCTGCCGTTCAGACGTCCGAGCCCACCGCCACGCTGCTGTCCAACCGCGACGGCAAGCCGGTCGCCTCGGCGGCCGCGGCGATGGAGGCCCTGGTCGCCCAGCTGACCCAGCCGGTCCGCTGGGACCTGTGCACCGCCACGCTGCGTGACCTGGAAATCGCTGCGGCCGTGGAGTTCCCGCCCGCGGGCACCCTCACCGGCATCGCCAAACGAGAACTTCGGGGGGTTACGGCTCGCGCCGTCAAGTCGCCCGCAGACCTGGACGCTTTGGCCGAGCTCTAA
- the acpM gene encoding meromycolate extension acyl carrier protein AcpM, translating into MAVSQEEIIAGIAEIIEEVTGIEPSEVTPEKSFVDDLDIDSLSMVEIAVQTEDKYGVKIPDEDLAGLRTVGDVVSYIQKLEEENPEAAEALRAKLETENPEAVANVKSRLEADSK; encoded by the coding sequence GTGGCTGTCAGCCAGGAAGAAATCATCGCCGGTATCGCCGAGATCATCGAAGAGGTGACCGGTATCGAGCCCTCCGAGGTCACCCCGGAGAAGTCCTTCGTCGACGACCTGGACATCGACTCGCTGTCGATGGTCGAGATCGCCGTTCAGACCGAAGACAAGTACGGCGTCAAGATCCCTGACGAGGACCTCGCCGGTCTGCGCACCGTCGGTGACGTCGTCTCCTACATCCAGAAGCTCGAGGAAGAGAACCCCGAGGCCGCCGAGGCGCTGCGCGCCAAGCTGGAGACCGAGAACCCCGAGGCGGTCGCCAACGTCAAGTCGAGGCTGGAAGCGGACAGCAAGTGA